The following coding sequences are from one Thamnophis elegans isolate rThaEle1 chromosome 5, rThaEle1.pri, whole genome shotgun sequence window:
- the LRRC8C gene encoding volume-regulated anion channel subunit LRRC8C, producing the protein MIPVTEFRQFSEQQPAFRVLKPWWDVFTDYLSVAMLMVGVFGCTLQAMQDKIICLPKRVQPSPNISHLNMSDMDSSAAQFLPPKPSTPPATVEMKGLKTDLDLQQYSFINQMCYERALHWYAKYFPYLVLIHTLIFMLCSNFWFKFPGSSSKIEHFISILGKCFDSPWTTRALSEVSGEDSEEKDNRKNNINRSNTVQPTTEGNLVRTQSLKSVSEKYIVDKGTPGALDKKEGEQAKALFEKVKKFRLHVEEGDILYAMYVRQTVLKVIKFLIIIAYNSALVSKVQFTVDCNVDIQDMTGYKHFSCNHTMAHLFSKLSFCYLCFVSIYGLTCLYTLYWLFYRSLKEYSFEYVRQETGIDDIPDVKNDFAFMLHMIDQYDPLYSKRFAVFLSEVSENKLKQLNLNNEWTADKLRQRLQMNANNRLELQLFMLSGLPDTVFEITELQSLKLEIINNVMIPATIVQLDNLQELSLYQCSAKIHSAALAFLKENLKVLNVKFDDFRELPPWMYGLRNLEELNLIGSLCHDISKNITLESFRELKNLKVLLIKSNLSKVPQSVVDVSSHLQKMCIHNDGTKLVMLNNLKKMVNLTELELLHCDMERIPHAVFSLNALQELDLKENNLKSIEEIVSFQHLRKLTILKLWHNSITYIPEHIKKLTSLERLSFSHNKIEVLPSHLFLCNKIRYLDLSNNDIRFIPPEIGVLQSLQYFSISCNKIESVPDELYFCKKIKTLKIGKNNLSILSPKIGNLVLLSYLDIKGNHLEFLPHELGDCRALKKSGLVVEDILFETLPLDVREQMKAE; encoded by the exons ATGATTCCTGTCACTGAATTCCGCCAATTCTCTGAACAGCAGCCAGCCTTCCGTGTTTTGAAGCCATGGTGGGATGTATTTACAGACTACCTTTCTGTTGCCATGTTGATGGTTGGTGTGTTTGGTTGCACATTACAG GCGATGCAGGATAAGATCATATGCCTTCCCAAGAGAGTCCAGCCTTCTCCGAATATATCTCACCTTAATATGTCAGATATGGATTCCAGTGCAGCTCAGTTCCTTCCACCCAAGCCATCCACACCTCCTGCCACTGTTGAAATGAAGGGCTTAAAGACTGACTTAGACCTCCAGCAGTACAGCTTTATAAATCAAATGTGCTACGAGCGTGCCTTGCATTGGTACGCAAAGTACTTTCCATACCTTGTCCTTATACACACATTGATCTTCATGCTATGTAGCAACTTTTGGTTCAAGTTCCCAGGGTCCAGCTCAAAAATtgaacatttcatttccattctgGGGAAATGTTTTGACTCTCCTTGGACCACAAGGGCTTTGTCAGAGGTTTCTGGAGAAGACTCCGAGGAGAAAGACAACAGGAAGAACAACATCAACCGGTCAAACACGGTCCAGCCTACCACAGAAGGCAATTTGGTCAGGACGCAGTCCTTAAAATCCGTATCTGAAAAATACATTGTGGATAAAGGAACTCCGGGGGCTTTGGATAAAAAAGAAGGAGAACAAGCTAAAGCGTTATTTGAGAAGGTGAAGAAATTCCGTCTCCATGTTGAGGAAGGTGACATACTATATGCTATGTATGTTCGCCAAACAGTGCTGAAAGTGATCAAGTTTCTCATTATTATTGCATATAACAGTGCACTTGTTTCAAAAGTTCAGTTTACAGTGGATTGCAATGTTGATATTCAAGACATGACAGGATATAAGCACTTTTCTTGCAATCATACAATGGCACATCTTTTTTCTAAACTCTCATTCTGCTACTTATGTTTTGTAAGTATTTATGGACTGACGTGCCTTTATACGTTGTACTGGCTCTTTTACCGCTCTCTGAAAGAATATTCGTTTGAGTACGTCCGGCAAGAGACTGGAATTGATGATATCCCAGATGTCAAGAATGACTTTGCTTTTATGCTCCACATGATAGATCAGTATGATCCTCTTTACTCGAAGAGATTTGCTGTATTTCTTTCAGAGGTCAGTGAAAACAAACTGAAGCAGCTGAATTTAAACAATGAATGGACTGCCGATAAACTCCGGCAAagattgcaaatgaatgccaatAACCGTTTGGAATTGCAACTGTTTATGCTGTCTGGACTTCCTGATACAGTCTTCGAAATTACAGAGCTTCAATCCTTGAAACTTGAAATTATTAATAATGTCATGATACCGGCTACCATTGTGCAACTTGACAATCTCCAAGAGCTTTCCCTATACCAATGTTCTGCAAAGATCCACAGTGCAGCCTTGGCATTTCTAAAAGAAAACCTGAAAGTCTTGAATGTCAAGTTTGATGACTTCAGAGAACTTCCACCTTGGATGTACGGGCTCAGAAATTTAGAAGAATTAAACTTAATTGGTTCTTTATGCCACGACATTTCTAAAAATATAACTTTGGAGTCTTTTCGAGAGTTGAAGAACCTTAAAGTTCTGCTCATTAAAAGCAACCTGTCCAAAGTCCCACAGTCAGTAGTTGATGTTTCAAGTCACCTTCAAAAAATGTGCATTCATAATGATGGCACTAAACTAGTAATGCTCAACAACCTGAAAAAAATGGTCAACTTGACCGAATTAGAGTTGTTGCACTGTGATATGGAACGCATTCCTCATGCTGTTTTCAGCCTTAACGCTCTTCAGGAGCTGGATCTTAAGGAAAACAATCTGAAATCTATAGAGGAAATTGTTAGCTTTCAACACCTTAGAAAACTTACAATCCTTAAGTTATGGCACAACAGTATAACCTACATCCCTGAGCACATAAAGAAGCTCACCAGTCTAGAACGGCTTTCTTTTAGTCACAACAAGATAGAGGTTCTCCCATCCCACCTTTTCCTATGCAACAAAATTAGATATTTAGACTTATCTAACAATGACATACGATTCATCCCCCCTGAAATTGGGGTTCTACAAAGTTTACagtatttctccatttcttgcaACAAAATAGAGAGTGTGCCAGATGAGTTATACTTTTGCAAAAAAATCAAGACACTGAAGATTGGGAAAAACAACTTGTCTATTCTTTCACCTAAAATTGGAAATCTAGTGTTGCTATCCTACTTGGACATTAAAGGAAATCACCTGGAGTTTCTTCCCCATGAACTTGGTGACTGCAGAGCTCTTAAAAAGAGTGGACTTGTGGTTGAAGACATCTTATTCGAAACTCTGCCTTTGGATGTTAGAGAACAGATGAAGGCTGAATAA